AGAAAAACAATAGTGGATGATTCTTTTTTTATTGATAGGAGAATAGTTAAGCTATGAAAAATATAGAACGATCCACAATTACTAAACATATAAATAATACGAACCAAGATGTTAACACGACTTGTTTTATTAAACTAGATAAAAGTATTTTTTATTTAGTAGTTATACGAACAGGAAAAAGTAGAATGCAATATAAATTAGATAATATTTACCCTTATCTAAAGAATTGTTTTGTTTTACTTCATTCAAGATATAATTATTGGATTGTATCTGATATTCACTATAAAAAAATACTTAAACAATACATAGCTTTAAAAACATTGCCTTATACTGTTCTTGAAAATGAAATTGAAAATATTAAAAAAGATCTTTTAGAAAAAGAAATACAAAAAAATAAAGGAGCTAAAGATGTTGAATTGTTTAAGTTTTTCTAATCAAAAGGGAGGGGTAGGGAAATCTACTTTAACAATGATGATAGCTCATTGTCTTGCTACTTTAGGTTATAAGGTTTTATTGATTGATGTTGACCCACAGGGGTCTTTAACATCGTTGTTTAACAAACCTTTTACAAATACTTTTAAAGAATTAATATACTCTTTTAATAATAAAAGGGATACTACTACTTTTGATGATGTTGTAATAGAAGTTCGAGAGAATCTTTTTTTATTACCTACAGCAAGTGATGAAGAATTAAGACAAGTTGAAATGTTATTGAGTGGAGATCCGAAATATATCTATAGAAATCTTGCTCCTATTTTAGAAGAAAAAGGATTTGATTTTGTTTTAATAGACTTTGCGGGAGCATGGAGTATTTTAGAAAAAGCGATGTATTGTTTTTTAAATGAATTATATCTTGTTATTTTACCTGACATACTATCTTTAGAATGTATGAGCGATCAATTTACTATGCTAAAAACAGCAAGCCAAATAGCAGAGAGAGACATCGTTAATAATTTTGTTATTATTAATAATATGGACTTTAGAAAAAAAGTAGGAAATCAAATTAAAGAAGAAGTTGAAAAGAACAACAAGACTTTAATAATCCAAACAGACGCTAAAATTCAAACTTTTCAATTACTCAATCAAACGCCTTTTGACGATATTATAATCGATGGAATGCACCCAAATAAAACAAAGATATATGCAGATATTAAAAACATTGTCAATGTTATTATAAAGGCAAAAGGATAATACATGAAAAAGCAAATCACCCCACAAGAACAAGCATCTTCAAATAGATTAAGTCAACTAATAGGAAGTACAGAAGAGGCAAAAATATCTCCAGTACCTATTATAAATACACCGATAACAAATTATAAGCCAAACATTACCGTTAAAGACGAGGCTTATTACAGCAATTTATTAGGAATAAAAATGATACCTACAAAAGGAAAACATTTAGGTTTCAAAGCTCCATTAACTTTTGCTATTACTACACAAAGGCAATTTGATATTTTAGAAAAAGTAAAAATATATCAAAAAAAAAATAGTGATACATTAATTGGGAGTATAATTTATCTCTTGCAATTAGGATTAGAGCAATCCGAGAAATTAGAAAATAAAAATAATAAGAAGTAATTATGTTAGAAAACAATGAAAATCTTTCTGAAAGTCTTATTAAATTTGCTAGAGATTATTTTAATAATGATATAGCAAAAGCACAAGAGCATTTATTAGAATCTGCTTTACAGAAACACGGGTATTTATCTAGTGTAAATAAGAAAACTCAGATCAATAAAAATTTTGGACAGGCAAATGCAGAGTTACAAGCTTTTATTCTTGAAATTGCAGACAAAGTCTATGCAGGTAAATATACAAGAGCTGTAATTGTTTTACTTGAAATAGCTCTTCTAAAGAATAAAGATAATATTCAAATGCACTATGTTTTTAAAGAGGCATTAAATAAAGAAATATCTTTAGACACGCTATTAAGAAGACAGTTAAGAGCTAAAAATGTTAAATTTATTCTTTCATATTCTGAATATGACCAACAAGTTATAAATGATTTCGTGAATTTTTGTAGAGATAACGATATGAGAACAAATAAAGCTTTTAATTATTTAATCAATTTGTCTTTTCAAATGTATAAAGAAATTCTTGAGGTAAATAAATGAAAATTACTATTGACTTAGTAGAAAAAATTATCGAACATGAAAAAGCTTTTCATCCTCGAAAGATGTATTGTGTTCTATTAGATATTACAGACGATACAATAAGAAATTGGATTGCAAAAGGCGAAGAGCTTTATACAATAGATCAAGGTTTATTTCAGATACCTAAAGATATTGAAGAGATGAGAGCAAGAAAAAACTATTCAAATAATGAATTGCTTATTTTTTTATACGATCAAATAAAGAAAGAAAAAACAGTCTCAGCACTCAATAGTTATGATGATATGTTAAAAACAGGGTCAAAAGGATCTATTAAAAGCTTTACAGCTAAAACAATGCTCTTAAATAAACCCGATGAAATTATAGAAGTTATGCAGTTAATGACTTCAGAATTTAATAACACCCCAAGTAAGAACAATGCTACAGAAGAAATCTCTTACTCTCGAGAATATCTTGAAAATTTAGCAAAAACAGGGAAACAAAATGAAGAAAACTAACAATGCTTTAGAATTTTTAACAAGAAAAGGAATTATCTTTGATAGTTCCATACCCGAATTTAATGATAATGCAGAAACATTTTTTCAAAAACTAGGTATTAAAAATATTCTCTTTGAAATTTCAGATACTCCAAAATCTTTTTACTCATGGATAAAAGCCCACATTGATAGAGGAATACAAGAACTACTAAATGAATTTTATGAGGGCGAAAATGTTGTAACAAATTATAGAATAATGGCTATTAAGAATATAGAAAAAGTCTTTATGAGTAGAGAATTTATAAAAATTTTTCAAAGTAAAGAACTTGAAAGATTGCTCGCTAATACTATTTTTCGTTCGAACAATAAAGCTTATACAAATTTTTATTTTATTTTAAATCATTTTGAAAAGAAAATTGTTAATAAAAAAGACCACTATGTGAAAGAGGGAACGATACACATAGCTCCTAATACAGTAATACAATCTCCCTCTGATATTGCTACTATGATTGCTAAACATGAACAAGTAGAAAATAAAGTAGATTCAATAGAAAAAGCACTCTTCCTAGAGGCTTTGACTCAAAAAACAAATGTGCGAGATGAATTTGAGAAAGTACTTTTTTTATTACATCAATTTTTTATCTTGCATGAAAAAGGTTTACATGATATGTTGGCAGAACAAGGCTTATATATTAAAAAAATTAGTACAGAAATAGCAACAACAACAAAGGTAACAAATCCAAAAACAAACAAAGTAGAAATTATAAACGGTAAAGATGAGGGCTTAGACTATTTAATGTTTACTTTAATTTTTAAAGATAAACAAAAAAATACAGCCTACGCACAACTAATAAAAGAATTAACAAATAGCCCTAATTCTTCCTATGGGCGTTCTTCTATGGGGGAAAAAAAAGCCCTATCTAAATTAGAGCAAATATCTATTGCTACGAGCGACTTTGCAAGTGTCGTTGATTTTCTTTACAAAAAGCTAGGTAAACGATCGTTGATTAATACAGAATTTGATTCATCTTTTAAGTTCTCTTTTATATTAGCAGAAAACTTTAATCTACACCCCTCTAAATATTCTGAAGAATTAATTCTCTATTATAAAAATGATTTAGGTAATAAAATTAAAACAGAGCTGGGCGAAATTTTCATAGATGATTACCATAAAGAAACAGAAAAATTAACAGAAAAATTAAAAAAAGAATTAAAAGTAGAGCTACAAGAAAACTATACAGAAAAGGATTTGCAAGATAGACTTGAAGAGGCTTTATCTGAACAAGAAAAATTCGATAAATATATACCCTCACAACTTGTAGGTCGAGAGTGGGAAGATACTGAGATTCCATTAAAAAAAATGAGAGTTTTATTAATTACAATACCCCAATTTGTTGTAGCTGAATTTGTAAATTTTAGCAAAATTAAAGATCAAGTAGGGGGTTTTATAACACCTATAACATCAACAGAGGCAAATCTTAGAACAAGTCTTGAAAAAATGATGTTAAACAGTCCCTATGGTATTGAATTGAGTACAAAAAAGAAAAGAAAACTAGAACCTATGCTTAATGCTTTTCGTCAATGTATTACAGAAATTAGAATGCTTACAGGTAATAAGACAATTCAAGTTAATACCTTAATTCGTAAAGCCTCTAATGATAGCAAATTAGAAGCAACCTATCATAAAAATGTTCGTACAAAAAGAACAATAAATAATAATCTTAAAAAAGAAGAAAAAAGAGATAAAGCGATCAAACTATTCAAAGAGCAACAATATGAAATTATTAACGCAATGTCAGAAAACGAAAGAGTTTTAGTTTTTGGAGAAAACTGGACACCTGCTATAATAGAATCTAAACTCATGCAAAATATAGCAATAGAATTTCCTCTCGAAGATGAGGCAAAATTAAAAACTTCTCTTAGTGAAATGCAAATGGTGGTAAATTTAATACGAGTACACCTTATAAAATAT
This region of Spirochaetota bacterium genomic DNA includes:
- a CDS encoding ParA family protein, giving the protein MLNCLSFSNQKGGVGKSTLTMMIAHCLATLGYKVLLIDVDPQGSLTSLFNKPFTNTFKELIYSFNNKRDTTTFDDVVIEVRENLFLLPTASDEELRQVEMLLSGDPKYIYRNLAPILEEKGFDFVLIDFAGAWSILEKAMYCFLNELYLVILPDILSLECMSDQFTMLKTASQIAERDIVNNFVIINNMDFRKKVGNQIKEEVEKNNKTLIIQTDAKIQTFQLLNQTPFDDIIIDGMHPNKTKIYADIKNIVNVIIKAKG